The following is a genomic window from Nitrospira sp..
GCTCGTGGACCGCATTCGCACCAGGATCCCAGGGGTCGCCTTTCGCACGGCCTTCATCGTGGGTTTTCCCGGCGAAACGGAAAGCGCCTATCAAGAGCTGAAGACCTATGTAACGGAAAGAGAATTCGACCGAGTGGCGGTCTTCCTCTACTCGGATGAAGAAGATACCAGCGCGCTGTCGCTCGACGAGAAAGTTGAACGGGCCGTGATGGACGAACGGCGAAACGAGCTGCTGACGATCCAGGAAGGCATCGCCAGCGCGCAAGGACAGGCGCGCATCGGTTCTGTGCTGGACGTGCTCATCGAAGGACCATCGGAAGAAACTCCGCTGCTGCTGGAAGGTCGGCACGAAGGCCTGGCCCCCGAGATCGACGGCGTCGTCTATATTAACGACGGATCGGCTCATCCTGGAGACTTCGTCAAGGTCGAGATCACCGACGCCGCCACCTACGATCTCGTCGGCCACATCGTCTCCTAACCGCATCCTATACTCCATTTCCGATCTGCTACACTCTCTGAACATTGACGAAAGGGGCACATCCGCTATGGCAGCCAATCGTAAAGATTCCGTGGTGATTCTGATCCACTGCAAAGACCGGAAGGGCATTGTCGCCCGCGTGTCGGGATTCATCCACGACTTTGGCGGCAACATCCTCGACTCGGATCACCATACCGATGAAGAAACGAACGACTTCCTGATGCGGATGGAATTCGCCACGGAGGGTTTGCAGATTCCTCCCGACGACATCTCCGCCGCCTTCGCGCCCATCGCCAAAGTGTTCGAGATGCGTTACGAAGTTCACCATTCTAGCCACCGGACGCGCGTCGGCATGCTGGTCTCGAAGCAAGACCACTGTTTGGCCGATCTGCTCCAACGCCACCGCCGGGACGAATTGCGCATCGACATCCCGGTCATCGCATCCAATCACGAGACCTGCGCCGAATGGGCCCACCTCTTCAAAATCCCGTTCGTCGTTTTGCCGGTCACCAAAGACACCAAGCCTCAGCAAGAGCAGCAAGTTATCGCAACGTTGAAATCCCATCACGTTGAACTGGTCGTCATGGCCCGCTACATGCAAATTCTAAGTGCGGACTTCCTCGCTCAAATCGGCTGCCCAGTGATTAATATTCATCACTCGTTTCTTCCCGCGTTCATCGGGGCGAATCCCTACCGGCAAGCCTATGAGCGCGGCGTGAAGATCATCGGCGCAACCGCCCACTATGCAACACAGGACCTCGACGAAGGGCCGATTATTGAACAGGATGTCATTCGCGTCGGACACCGAGATACGGTCGACGATTTAGTGAGGAAGGGACGCGACCTGGAAGAAATTGTCCTCGCGCGCGCCGTGCGGCGGCATATCGAGCATCGGGTTTTGGTGTATGGAAGAAAAACCGTCGTGTTCGATTAGCGGACGCCCGACAGAAATCACTGGCGGGGGTGAGGTTCAACCTCACCCCCTGGCTGAAATCTCCCTACACCTTCGCGGTCAGGAATAGCGCGTTGCCGCGGCGGTCGATCAAGATCAGGACATTCTCACCCTTCTTGATCGCCGACGACGCTTTCTCGAATTCCTTAACCGACTTGACCGGCTGGCGGTTGATCTCACGAATGACATCGCCCGTCATCAAACCGGCTTTCTCGGCGCCGCTCTCCGGCTCGATGCCGGTCACGACGACTCCTTGCGTCTTGCCCTTGAGACCTAGCTCCTTCGCGGTTTCCCGATCCAAGTCTTGGACAGCCACTCCGGCGAACGCATAATCCGCTTCACCAACTTCGGCTTTCGCAACCTTCGTCGTATCCGGCTGTTCTCCAATCGTCACCGTGAGGTCTTTCTCATGGCCGTCGCGGATCACCTTGACCGGCACTTTCATCCCGACCGTCGTCCTGGTCACAAGGCGCTGGAGCGCCACCGCGTCCTCAACTGGCGAGCCTTGATATGCAACGATCACATCGCCCTGCTTCAGCCCGGCCTGGCCTGCCGGACTCTCTTCCTTCACGTCGCTGACTAGCGCGCCCGCGGCCTGTTTGATCCCGAACGACTTGGCGAGATCCTGGCTGAGATCCTGGATTCCGACACCCAGATAGCCGCGCACGACCTTGCCGCTCTTGACCAGACTTTCATAGATCGGCTTGCTCATGCTGGTCGGCACGGCAAACCCCACGCCCTGATAGCCGCCGGTCTGTGAGAAGATCGCCGTATTGATCCCGACCAGTTCTCCGCGCGTATTGACCAAGGCGCCGCCGGAGTTCCCTGGATTGATGGCGGCATCCGTCTGAATGAAGTCTTCATACTGCGTGATGCCCATCCGGCCGCGACCCAGCGCGCTCACGATGCCGAGCGTCACCGTCGAATTCAATCCAAACGGATTTCCGACCGCCAGCACATATTCACCGACTTGCAGTTTGGTGGCATCGCCCCACACAACCGCCGGCAAATTCTGTCCATCGATCTTCACCACCGCCAAATCCGTTTTGGGATCCGTTCCGACAATCGTGCCTTTGAATTCACGTTTGTCCGGCAACGTCACCGTGACTTCCTTCGCGCCGTCGATCACATGATTATTCGTCAGCACATAGCCCTCCGCGGACACGATCACGCCGGAGCCTTGACCGCCGCCGCGATGCCCGCGCGGCTCACCCGGACCTTGCGGCCCGCGAAATCCGCGGGGGCCGCCGGGCCCGCCAAAAAATTCTTCCATCCGGTCGCGCAACTCATCGGGAATCTTCCGCCCGTCGGAAGCTTTCTCTCCCATGACGGTTGTGATATTGACCACCGCCGGCGTGACCGCCTTGGCCACTTCCGTAAACCCGTTCGCCGCCGAAACAATCGGCGGCGCCCCGGCAGCCGCCGCCGCAGCTCCACTGGAGGCATGGGAAAAGGGCAACGGTTGCCCGCCCCAGGCCAGCATCGCTCCCACCGCGACGACGGCACAACTCGCAACGACCGCCTTCTGAACCAACTCCTTCATAACATCCTCCTGGTGATAATGAGACCGTTGAACGGTCCTGCTCGTATCGACGTACGAGTAACCGTAACAACCGGCAATGAGAACGGGATTAGGTGCGAATTAGAAGTCGTTAAGCGGAAGGAGCTGCCAAGGGAAGCGTCACGGTAAACGTCGATCCGGCACCCAGTTCGCTAGTTACATCGATACGCCCCTTGTGCGCTTCGGCAATCCAGGCGCAAATGGCGAGGCCGAGGCCGGTGCCCTTCTTCGTATGGGCCCGGGCGCCATCGGTGCGGAAAAAACGATGGAAGATTCTGGGCAGATCCTCCGAAGCAATGCCGATCCCTTGGTCCGTGACCGACAGCCGCGCATTCGCTCCGTCTGCGACAAGAGCAATTTCGACGTTCCCGTCAGGATGGGAATACTTAATGGCATTCTCAACCAGATTCAACAGCAGCTCCCGCAACCGGAGCTCATCGCCCTGGACCACGGCCGGTTGCACCGCGCCGAGCGTCACGGCGATATTGCGCTCTTGCCCGAGCAGTGGCGCTTGCCGATGGATGTCTTCGACGAGCGATTCCAAACTGACCGGCAGCGTCTCCATTTTCACCTCTCCCATATCGGCGCGGGAGAGGAACAGCAACTCGTCGACGATGTGCGTCATGCGGTCGATTTCTTCCAGATTGCTTTCGAGCACGGTTTGATAATCGCCGAGTGGGCGGGGACGGCGGAGCGTCAACTCCGTCTCGCCCTTCATGACGGTCAACGGCGTCCGCAGCTCGTGGGATGCATCGCTGGTAAATTGACGAATCTGCCGGAACGACACATCGAGCCGGCCGATCATGTCGTTAAACATGCTGGCCAGGCGTCCGATCTCGTCGGGAGATGTCGACATCGTCAACCGCTGGCTAAGATCGCCGGCGGCAATGCGCTGCGCCGCCAGCGTAATCGCATCGACGGGGCGCAGCGCGCGGCCGGCCAGAAACCATCCGCTGGCCAGCGACACCGCCAGCGCAATCGGCACGGTGACCAGCAACACCAACAGCAGCCGGCGCAGCGTCTCGTCGATCGACTCCATCGACGTCCCGACTTGCACGATGTAGAGCAAGTTCCCCCGGTAGATGATCGGAACGGACACGAGCCGGAGCGGTGGCTCCTTCGGGTACTTCGCCGATTCAAAAATAGACTTTCCGCTGAACGTCGTTTCGAGCGCCGTGCGGCTAAGCGGGACGTCGTGCTGTTTGATATTGGGTGACCGAAGCGTGATGGTGCCAGACGGGCTGAAAATCTGGAAGAATTTATCGATCCGGGCAAGCTCGGGAAACTGCGACAGCAATTCCTCTTCGTCGATGAGCGGGAGAAACCCCCGTTCTTCCAGCGAACGAACCGCCGTATTGGCAGTCTCTTCCAGCGATTGATCCACCGCATCGCGAAGACTGCGCTCGGTCACATGGTACAGCACCACGGAGAACACGATCAGCACAAGAGCCAGCGTGCTCCCGTACCAGAGCGTCAGCCGAAGGCGCAGCGGCATCAGTCGACTTTCAGCATATAACCGCTGCCACGGATCGTATGAATGAGTTTTTTCGAGCGGCCCCGGTCGATCTTGTTGCGGAGATAATTGACGTAGACGTCGATGACATTGGTGAAGGTGTCGAAATCCTGGTTCCAAACATGCTCGGAAATCATCGGCCTTGTCAGCACCCGCCCAGTGTGCCGCATGAGATATTCCAGCAGCGCATATTCTTTCAGCGTCAGCTCGATGCGCGTCCCGCCGCGCGCGACCTCGCGAGTCGCCGGATTCAGCACTAAATCGTCGATTTGCAGGATGCCGGGACTCTCGGTCGCCCCTCGGCGCAGCAGCGCGCGCACGCGGGCCAGCAATTCATCGATGGCAAACGGCTTGGTGAGATAATCGTCGGCGCCGGCGTCGAGTCCTTTCACCCGCTGATCGACCTGGGACTGCGCCGTCAAGATCATCACCGGCGTTTGCACCCGTTCGCGGCGGGCGGCTTTCAGAATGTCCATCCCCGACATCGACGGCAGCATGAGATCGACGACGATCAAATCGTAGTTGGTCGCCAGCACCATCTCAAGGCCTTTGGACCCGTCTTCGCACAGATCGACGGCGTAACTTTCTTCCTCAAGCGCGCGCTTGATGAAACTGCCGACTTTCGTTTCGTCTTCAACCACAAGCACACGCATACGGACTCCTCTCGCGGGTCGATTATACCAAACCTATCGAGGATGTTCTCGGATCGCGGCGGCACACGAACAGAGCGCCCGGCCATATCTTGACGCTCGATGGAGAAACCTTCCTTGGATTTGAATCGGCTGATCGCCGCATAGCCCTCGTTTCGCTACACAAACATCCATCATGCCACGGCAGACCGCAGGCTCTTACTTCGGCTGAAATCGAGTGATTGTGACCGGAGCATACGACAGGTTCGCCCCGCCAGGCGTCCGCTGAGCCAGCGTATGCCGCAGCCAGACGGCATCGTTGCGCGTGGGAAAATCAGACCGGTAATGCGCGCCACGGCTTTCCTCGCGCGCGAGCGCCCCCACGACAATGGTTTCCGCAAGTTCAACCAAGCATTGCAGCTCCAGCGCCTGGATCAAGTCGGTGTTGAAGACTCGCCCCTTGTCTTGCACCGTGACGGCCGCCGCGCGTTGCCGGAGATCGCGGACCTTATGTTCGGCCGCCGCCATCGACTCTCGTGTCCGGAAAATTCCGAGGTTCATACTCAACGCCTCTCCCAACGCTTGCCGCACTTGCCAGGCGCGTTCTGCTCCGCGCTGAGACAGCAGCCGCTCGACCCTGTCTCGCTCTTCAGCAAGATGATGTCCGGCGGGAACCTCATGCCCTACAGCTCCAACATATTCGCCGGCTCTTGTTCCAGCGCGCCGGCCAAACACAATCGTTTCCAGCAACGAATTGCCGCCGAGACGATTGGCGCCATGCACGCTGACACAGGCGCATTCTCCCGCCGCGAAGAGACCTGGGATAGCCGTCTCGCCCCATTGGTTGGCTCTGACTCCGCCCATTTGATAATGTGCGCCGGGCCTGATGGGGATCGGCGTTTCAACCGGATCGAGCCCGGCGAACTCCATCGCAATCTGCCGGATTTGAGGGAGCCGTTCCACAATCTTATCTCGCCCGAGATGCCGGAGGTCCAGCAATACACAGCCATCCACGCCACGCCCTTCGAGTATTTCTTGTCCAATCGCGAGAGACACGGTCGAGCGGGTCGCCAATTCCATTTGCTCCGGCGCATAGCGCTTCAGGAATCGCTCTCCCAGGGTATTGAGCAGATAGCCGCCCTCGCCCCTTGCCCCTTCGGTAATCAGAATGCCGGTGTCCTTCAACGTAGTCGGATGAAACTGGACGAATTCCATGTCCATGAGCGGCGCCCCGGCGCGGTAAGCCAGCGCCATGCCGTCGCCAGTATTGATCACCGCATTCGTGCTGGTCAGAAATGCCCGCCCGCTCCCGCCGGTCGCCAGGATGACGGCCTTGGCTTGAATGAGCCGCAACCCGCCGTGAACGATGTCCCAGGCAATCACTCCTCGGCAGACGCCGCCTTCGACCACCAGCGCGGTGACATACCATTCTTCATAGACGGTGGTGCGCCGTTTGAGAATCTGCTCGTAGAGCGCATGCAGCAGCGCGTGGCCGGTGCGATCGGCCGCATAGCATGTACGCGGAAATCCGGCGCCGCCGAATGGCCGCTGGGCGATGCGCCCCTGGGCATCGCGACTGAAGATCACACCCAGTCGCTCCAGCTCAAGAATGTCCCCCGGAGCCTCCCGGCACATCGCTTCGATAGCGTCCTGGTCGCCAAGATACAGCCCTCCCTTCGCTGTATCGAAGGCATGAGCTTCCCACGAATCGTTCTCGCCGAGCGCCGCGTTGATGCCGCCTTGAGCCGCCACCGAATGGCTGCGGACCGGATGGACTTTTGAAATCAGCGCCACGTCCAGATGTCCTGGCGCGGCAAGAGCCGCGCGCATGCCGGCCAGCCCGGCGCCGACGATGAGAATGTCGTGCAGATGTGTTCGTTTCGTGACCACCGCGCTCCGCGACAGGAGGAAAAAATCTTCTCGCTCCCTTGTACTTACAGAACTCTCCCTCCCCATGGCAAGCGGCGGCCAGGCCAGGCGGTGGGATATTGGAAATGGAACAGCGCCATGGTAGTCTCCACAAGATCGATAGCCATCCACACCTCACCCCATAGCGAGCGGATCGAACGAACATGCCTCACCCCGATTTTCTGCAACCGACCGACCTCTTTCCACCGCGGCACATTGGCCCGTCGGACAACGACATCCGCGACATGCTGACCGTAGCCGGCCTGCCTTCGCTGGAACACCTTTGCGAGGTCACGGTTCCTCAGGATATCCAACTGCGAAAGCCGCTGGACCTGCCGCCGCAGCGGGGAGAGCAGGACGTGCTAGGCGAGCTGAAACAGATGGCGGCAAAAAACCGCGTCTACCGGTCACTGATCGGCATGGGCTACTACCATTGCATCACCCCTGGCGTAATCCAGCGGAACATTCTTGAAAATCCTGGCTGGTACACCCAATACACGCCCTATCAGGCCGAAATCGCCCAGGGCCGTCTTGAAGCGCTGGTGAATTTTCAAACGATGGTCGGGGACCTGACCGGATTGCCACTGGCCAACGCCTCTTTGCTGGACGAGGGGACCGCCGCCGCCGAAGCGATGGCGATGTGCATGGCCATCGCTCGATCCCGCGGCGAAGAACGCACCACCTTCTTTGTTTCGCACGACTGCCATCCGCAAACGCTGGCAATCCTCCGGACACGCGCCGAACCGTTGGACATCGCGATTCGCTCAGGCCCCAACACATCGATCGATTTTTCGGATAACACCGTATGCGGCTTGCTGCTCCAATATCCAACGAGCGACGGCTATGTCGGGGACGTCAGCGGGCTGGTCGCTCGGGCGCATGAGGCGGGGATACTCGTGGTCGTCGCCACGGATCTGCTGGCCTTAACCCTCTTGCGGCCACCGGGAGAGTTCGGCGCCGACATTGCCGTGGGCTCCAGCCAGCGGTTCGGCGTTCCTATGGGATTCGGCGGGCCGCATGCCGCCTTCTTAACCACGAAGGAAGAATTCAAGCGTCAGATGCCCGGACGGATCGTCGGCGTCTCAAAAGATGCGGCCGGCAATACGGCCTACCGGCTCTCTCTCCAAACACGCGAGCAACATATCCGCCGGGAAAAGGCCACGAGCAACATTTGCACAGCCCAAGTACTCTTGGCCGTCATGGCCGGCATGTACGCGGTGTACCACGGCCCCGGCGGACTCCGCCGCATCGCGCAGCGCGTGCATGGATTGACGCTGATGCTCGCCGAAGGCTTGCGCCGGCTCGGCTTCGACGTCGGCCCGGAATTGTTCTTCGACACCTTGCGCATCCGCGCGGCCAAGCACCAGGCCGATCCGATCCGCGCCAGAGCGAACGAACAGCGCATCAATCTCCGAACCCATGAAGACGGATCCCTCGGCCTCTCATTGGACGAAGCCAGCACCGAGCACGAAGTCGAGGCGCTCCTGAGGCTCTTCGTCGGCCATGACCAACTGCCGTTCCACATGGCCGATCTTGCCAGCTCTGTCAATCTCAGCTATCCCGATCCGCTGGCGCGAACCAGCTCCTATCTCACGCACGAGATTTTCAATCGGTACCACGCCGAGCATGAAATGTTGCGCTATTTACATCGGCTTCAAGGCAAGGATCTCTCGCTCACGCATTCGATGATTCCGCTCGGCTCCTGCACGATGAAACTGAATGCCACAGCGGAGATGCTGCCTGTCACCTGGCCAGAATTCGCCCATCTTCATCCGTTCGCCCCAACCGATCAGACGCAGGGATACCAAGAGTTATTCCATCAGCTGGAGTCTTGGCTGGCCGAGATTACGGGATTTGCCGCTGTCTCGCTCCAGCCCAATGCCGGCTCCCAAGGCGAATATGCGGGACTAATGGCAATTCGCGCCTACCACCGCGGGCAGGGCGCATCCCATCGGAATGTGTGCCTGATTCCAGTGTCGGCCCACGGCACCAACCCCGCGAGCGCGGCGATGGCAGGAATGACAGTGGTGATCGTCGCCTGCGACAAACAGGGCAATGTGGATCTGACCGATCTGGAAGCGAAAGCCGCGCAGCACCGCGACCAGCTATCGGCCTTGATGCTGACCTACCCCTCCACGCATGGCGTCTTCGAAGCGGACGTACGCCGGATCTGCCAGATTGTGCATACCCATGGCGGACAGGTGTACATGGACGGCGCCAACATGAACGCGCAGGTCGGCCTGTCGCGCCCCGGCGACTACGGCGCGGACGTCAGCCATCTGAACCT
Proteins encoded in this region:
- a CDS encoding Formyltetrahydrofolate deformylase (MaGe:77311015), which gives rise to MAANRKDSVVILIHCKDRKGIVARVSGFIHDFGGNILDSDHHTDEETNDFLMRMEFATEGLQIPPDDISAAFAPIAKVFEMRYEVHHSSHRTRVGMLVSKQDHCLADLLQRHRRDELRIDIPVIASNHETCAEWAHLFKIPFVVLPVTKDTKPQQEQQVIATLKSHHVELVVMARYMQILSADFLAQIGCPVINIHHSFLPAFIGANPYRQAYERGVKIIGATAHYATQDLDEGPIIEQDVIRVGHRDTVDDLVRKGRDLEEIVLARAVRRHIEHRVLVYGRKTVVFD
- a CDS encoding putative periplasmic serine endoprotease DegP-like (Evidence 3 : Putative function from multiple computational evidences; MaGe:77311016); this translates as MKELVQKAVVASCAVVAVGAMLAWGGQPLPFSHASSGAAAAAAGAPPIVSAANGFTEVAKAVTPAVVNITTVMGEKASDGRKIPDELRDRMEEFFGGPGGPRGFRGPQGPGEPRGHRGGGQGSGVIVSAEGYVLTNNHVIDGAKEVTVTLPDKREFKGTIVGTDPKTDLAVVKIDGQNLPAVVWGDATKLQVGEYVLAVGNPFGLNSTVTLGIVSALGRGRMGITQYEDFIQTDAAINPGNSGGALVNTRGELVGINTAIFSQTGGYQGVGFAVPTSMSKPIYESLVKSGKVVRGYLGVGIQDLSQDLAKSFGIKQAAGALVSDVKEESPAGQAGLKQGDVIVAYQGSPVEDAVALQRLVTRTTVGMKVPVKVIRDGHEKDLTVTIGEQPDTTKVAKAEVGEADYAFAGVAVQDLDRETAKELGLKGKTQGVVVTGIEPESGAEKAGLMTGDVIREINRQPVKSVKEFEKASSAIKKGENVLILIDRRGNALFLTAKV
- a CDS encoding Heavy metal sensor histidine kinase (MaGe:77311017): MPLRLRLTLWYGSTLALVLIVFSVVLYHVTERSLRDAVDQSLEETANTAVRSLEERGFLPLIDEEELLSQFPELARIDKFFQIFSPSGTITLRSPNIKQHDVPLSRTALETTFSGKSIFESAKYPKEPPLRLVSVPIIYRGNLLYIVQVGTSMESIDETLRRLLLVLLVTVPIALAVSLASGWFLAGRALRPVDAITLAAQRIAAGDLSQRLTMSTSPDEIGRLASMFNDMIGRLDVSFRQIRQFTSDASHELRTPLTVMKGETELTLRRPRPLGDYQTVLESNLEEIDRMTHIVDELLFLSRADMGEVKMETLPVSLESLVEDIHRQAPLLGQERNIAVTLGAVQPAVVQGDELRLRELLLNLVENAIKYSHPDGNVEIALVADGANARLSVTDQGIGIASEDLPRIFHRFFRTDGARAHTKKGTGLGLAICAWIAEAHKGRIDVTSELGAGSTFTVTLPLAAPSA
- a CDS encoding Transcriptional regulatory protein CusR (MaGe:77311018); this translates as MRVLVVEDETKVGSFIKRALEEESYAVDLCEDGSKGLEMVLATNYDLIVVDLMLPSMSGMDILKAARRERVQTPVMILTAQSQVDQRVKGLDAGADDYLTKPFAIDELLARVRALLRRGATESPGILQIDDLVLNPATREVARGGTRIELTLKEYALLEYLMRHTGRVLTRPMISEHVWNQDFDTFTNVIDVYVNYLRNKIDRGRSKKLIHTIRGSGYMLKVD
- a CDS encoding Succinate dehydrogenase flavoprotein subunit (MaGe:77311019), whose translation is MGRESSVSTREREDFFLLSRSAVVTKRTHLHDILIVGAGLAGMRAALAAPGHLDVALISKVHPVRSHSVAAQGGINAALGENDSWEAHAFDTAKGGLYLGDQDAIEAMCREAPGDILELERLGVIFSRDAQGRIAQRPFGGAGFPRTCYAADRTGHALLHALYEQILKRRTTVYEEWYVTALVVEGGVCRGVIAWDIVHGGLRLIQAKAVILATGGSGRAFLTSTNAVINTGDGMALAYRAGAPLMDMEFVQFHPTTLKDTGILITEGARGEGGYLLNTLGERFLKRYAPEQMELATRSTVSLAIGQEILEGRGVDGCVLLDLRHLGRDKIVERLPQIRQIAMEFAGLDPVETPIPIRPGAHYQMGGVRANQWGETAIPGLFAAGECACVSVHGANRLGGNSLLETIVFGRRAGTRAGEYVGAVGHEVPAGHHLAEERDRVERLLSQRGAERAWQVRQALGEALSMNLGIFRTRESMAAAEHKVRDLRQRAAAVTVQDKGRVFNTDLIQALELQCLVELAETIVVGALAREESRGAHYRSDFPTRNDAVWLRHTLAQRTPGGANLSYAPVTITRFQPK
- a CDS encoding Glycine dehydrogenase (decarboxylating) (glycine cleavage system P protein) (MaGe:77311020), which produces MPHPDFLQPTDLFPPRHIGPSDNDIRDMLTVAGLPSLEHLCEVTVPQDIQLRKPLDLPPQRGEQDVLGELKQMAAKNRVYRSLIGMGYYHCITPGVIQRNILENPGWYTQYTPYQAEIAQGRLEALVNFQTMVGDLTGLPLANASLLDEGTAAAEAMAMCMAIARSRGEERTTFFVSHDCHPQTLAILRTRAEPLDIAIRSGPNTSIDFSDNTVCGLLLQYPTSDGYVGDVSGLVARAHEAGILVVVATDLLALTLLRPPGEFGADIAVGSSQRFGVPMGFGGPHAAFLTTKEEFKRQMPGRIVGVSKDAAGNTAYRLSLQTREQHIRREKATSNICTAQVLLAVMAGMYAVYHGPGGLRRIAQRVHGLTLMLAEGLRRLGFDVGPELFFDTLRIRAAKHQADPIRARANEQRINLRTHEDGSLGLSLDEASTEHEVEALLRLFVGHDQLPFHMADLASSVNLSYPDPLARTSSYLTHEIFNRYHAEHEMLRYLHRLQGKDLSLTHSMIPLGSCTMKLNATAEMLPVTWPEFAHLHPFAPTDQTQGYQELFHQLESWLAEITGFAAVSLQPNAGSQGEYAGLMAIRAYHRGQGASHRNVCLIPVSAHGTNPASAAMAGMTVVIVACDKQGNVDLTDLEAKAAQHRDQLSALMLTYPSTHGVFEADVRRICQIVHTHGGQVYMDGANMNAQVGLSRPGDYGADVSHLNLHKTFCIPHGGGGPG